Proteins from a genomic interval of Oncorhynchus kisutch isolate 150728-3 linkage group LG28, Okis_V2, whole genome shotgun sequence:
- the LOC109872453 gene encoding arrestin red cell, translating into MGDKAGTRVFKKSSPNCKVTVYLGKRDFVDHLDQVDPVDGVILVDPDYLKERKVFVTLTCAFRYGREDLDVLGLSFRKDLYISTFQAFPPIAEERKANSRLQERLLKKLGQQAHPFYFTIPQNLPCSVTLQPGPEDTGKACGVDFEIRAFCAKSIEEKIHKRNSVRLVIRKVQYAPEKPGPQPMVETTRSFLMSDRSLHLEASLDKELYYHGEPISVNVHVTNNSTKTVKRVKISVRQYADICLFSTAQYKCPVAQVEADDQVSSSSTFCKVYTLTPTLDKNREKRGLALDGKLKHEDTNLASSTIVKDVTNKEVLGILVSYRVKVKLVISRGGDVSVELPFVLMHPKPTELPISRPQSAVPESDPPIDTNLIEFESNSFSQDDDFVFEDFARLRLKGMADDEDC; encoded by the exons AGTCTTCAAGAAATCAAGCCCCAACTGCAAG GTCACAGTATACCTGGGAAAGAGAGACTTTGTGGATCACCTTGACCAGGTGGACCCAGTCG ATGGTGTGATTCTAGTGGACCCCGACTATCTGAAAGAAAGGAAAG tGTTTGTGACTCTGACGTGTGCATTCCGCTATGGCCGTGAGGACCTGGACGTGCTGGGCCTGTCCTTCCGGAAGGATCTGTACATCTCCACCTTCCAGGCCTTTCCTCCAATCGCAGAGGAACGCAAAGCCAACAGTCGCTTGCAGGAAAGACTACTAAAGAAACTGGGCCAGCAGGCACACCCCTTCTACTTCACA ATTCCCCAGAACCTGCCGTGCTCAGTCACCTTACAGCCAGGACCAGAAGACACTGGGAAG GCATGTGGGGTAGACTTTGAGATCCGAGCGTTCTGTGCCAAATCGATAGAGGAGAAGATTCACAAACG GAACTCTGTGCGGCTAGTGATCCGTAAGGTGCAGTATGCCCCAGAGAAGCCTGGGCCTCAGCCCATGGTGGAGACCACACGGAGCTTCCTCATGTCGGACCGCTCACTACACCTGGAGGCCTCTCTGGATAAAGAGCTCTACTACCATGGAGAACCCATCAGCGTGAATGTTCACGTCACCAACAACTCCACCAAGACTGTCAAAAGAGTCAAAATCTCAG TGCGACAGTATGCTGATATCTGTCTGTTCAGTACGGCTCAGTACAAGTGTCCAGTGGCTCAGGTGGAGGCAGA tgACCAGGTGTCGTCTAGCTCTACGTTCTGTAAGGTGTACACCCTCACACCCACGCTAGACAAGAACCGTGAGAAGAGGGGCCTGGCCCTGGACGGAAAGCTCAAACATGAGGACACCAACCTGGCCTCCAGCACCAT TGTTAAGGATGTAACTAACAAGGAGGTCCTTGGAATCCTGGTCTCCTACAGGGTCAAAGTAAAACTGGTCATCTCTCGTGGAGG AGATGTGTCGGTGGAGCTGCCCTTTGTCTTAATGCACCCCAAACCCACAGAACTGCCCATATCCCGCCCACAGTCAG CTGTGCCGGAGTCGGACCCTCCCATCGACACCAACCTGATAGAATTTGAATCAAA TAGTTTCTCCCAAGATGACGACTTTGTGTTCGAGGACTTTGCCCGCCTGCGGCTCAAAGGAATGGCAGACGACGAGGACTGTTAG